The Streptococcus sp. VT 162 genome has a window encoding:
- a CDS encoding phospho-2-dehydro-3-deoxyheptonate aldolase, with product MVFTAKSPKINIEEVRALSKLEGAALARKKQRDQELEAIIRGEDQRILLVIGPCSSDNEEAVLEYAKRLSALQEEVKDRIFMVMRVYTAKPRTNGDGYKGLIHQPNAKEAPSLINGIKAVRHLHYRVISETGMTTADEMLYPENLPLVDDLISYMAVGARSVEDQQHRFVASGADFSTGFKNPTSGNLNVMFNGIYAAQNKQSFLFLGKEVETTGNPLSHAILRGALNEYGKNIPNYYYDNLIDTIAQYEKMGLENPFIIIDTNHDNSGKQYMEQIRIVRQTLINRDWNEKIKKYVRGFMIESYLEDGRQNEPEVFGKSITDPCLGWDNTEALVREIYQTLGE from the coding sequence ATGGTATTTACAGCTAAAAGTCCTAAAATTAACATTGAAGAAGTTCGCGCCTTGTCTAAATTAGAGGGGGCGGCTCTTGCGAGAAAAAAACAACGTGATCAGGAATTGGAAGCCATCATTCGTGGGGAAGACCAGCGTATTCTCTTGGTGATAGGACCATGTTCATCTGATAATGAAGAGGCGGTTCTCGAGTATGCCAAGCGTCTATCTGCTTTGCAAGAAGAGGTCAAAGACCGCATTTTTATGGTCATGCGAGTCTATACGGCTAAACCTCGTACCAATGGAGATGGCTATAAGGGCTTGATTCATCAACCAAATGCTAAAGAAGCACCTAGCTTGATCAATGGAATCAAGGCTGTTCGTCATTTACATTACCGCGTTATTTCTGAAACGGGGATGACAACAGCTGATGAGATGCTTTATCCTGAAAATCTTCCGCTGGTGGATGATTTGATTTCTTATATGGCTGTCGGAGCTCGTTCTGTAGAGGATCAACAGCATCGTTTTGTAGCGAGTGGAGCAGATTTCTCAACAGGATTTAAAAATCCAACATCTGGAAATCTTAATGTTATGTTTAATGGGATTTACGCAGCGCAAAATAAACAGAGTTTCCTCTTCCTTGGTAAAGAGGTGGAAACAACAGGGAATCCATTGTCCCACGCCATTCTTCGCGGTGCCTTGAATGAATATGGTAAGAATATTCCTAACTACTACTATGACAATTTGATAGATACCATTGCCCAGTATGAAAAGATGGGCTTGGAAAATCCCTTTATCATCATCGATACTAACCATGACAATTCAGGCAAGCAGTACATGGAGCAAATCCGTATCGTTCGTCAGACCTTGATCAACCGTGATTGGAATGAGAAAATCAAGAAATACGTTCGTGGTTTTATGATTGAGTCCTATCTAGAAGATGGACGTCAAAATGAGCCAGAAGTTTTTGGTAAGTCCATTACAGATCCGTGTCTAGGATGGGACAACACAGAAGCACTTGTTCGCGAAATTTACCAAACGCTAGGAGAATAA
- a CDS encoding acetyl xylan esterase, protein MKNPALLEEIKTYLGRDEVPEDFDAFWDEAVKKVSSLPAYQLEERDFHIPQVKCYELTFEGTNEGKVYARVVLPKSEEKVPLIFHFHGYMGRGWDWADMLAYTVAGYGVVSMDVRGQSGYSQDGLRSPLGNTVKGHIIRGAVEGREDLFYKDVYLDIYQLIEIVASLPQVDEKRLSSYGASQGGALALVAAALNPRIQKTVAIYPFLSDFRRVLEIGNTSEAYDELFRYFKFHDPFHETEEEIMATLAYIDVKNLAHRIQGEVKMITGLDDDVCYPITQFAIYNRLTCDKAYRIMPEYAHEAMNVFVNDQVYNWLCGSEIPFKYVR, encoded by the coding sequence ATGAAAAATCCAGCTTTGTTAGAAGAAATCAAGACCTATCTAGGACGGGATGAGGTTCCAGAAGATTTTGATGCTTTCTGGGATGAAGCGGTCAAAAAAGTTTCATCTCTTCCAGCCTACCAGTTGGAGGAAAGAGATTTCCATATTCCTCAAGTCAAGTGCTATGAACTTACTTTTGAAGGAACCAATGAAGGCAAGGTCTATGCACGTGTCGTCCTTCCAAAGAGTGAGGAGAAGGTTCCGCTAATCTTCCATTTCCATGGGTACATGGGCCGTGGTTGGGATTGGGCTGACATGCTAGCCTATACTGTGGCTGGTTACGGTGTTGTTTCCATGGATGTGCGGGGCCAGTCGGGCTATTCGCAAGACGGCTTGCGCTCTCCACTAGGAAATACGGTGAAGGGGCATATCATCCGTGGTGCTGTGGAAGGTCGTGAGGATCTCTTTTATAAGGATGTTTATCTGGATATTTACCAGTTGATTGAAATTGTTGCCAGTCTGCCTCAGGTGGATGAAAAGCGACTTTCTAGCTATGGTGCCTCACAAGGCGGTGCTTTAGCCCTGGTTGCAGCAGCGCTCAATCCTCGGATTCAGAAAACAGTTGCTATCTATCCCTTCTTGTCAGACTTTAGACGAGTGCTTGAGATTGGCAATACCAGTGAGGCCTATGATGAACTCTTCCGTTATTTCAAGTTCCACGATCCTTTCCATGAAACAGAGGAGGAAATCATGGCAACCCTTGCCTATATCGATGTGAAAAATCTTGCCCATCGCATTCAAGGTGAGGTCAAGATGATTACGGGCTTGGACGACGATGTTTGCTATCCTATTACCCAGTTTGCGATTTACAACCGCCTAACTTGCGACAAGGCCTATCGCATCATGCCAGAGTATGCTCACGAAGCCATGAATGTTTTTGTCAATGACCAAGTCTATAACTGGCTCTGTGGCAGTGAGATTCCTTTTAAGTACGTAAGATAA
- a CDS encoding 4'-phosphopantetheinyl transferase yields MIVGHGIDIEELASIENAVTRREGFAKRVLTPKEMERFASLKGRRQIEYLAGRWSAKEAFSKAMGTGIGKLTFQDLEVLNNERGAPYFSQAPFSGKIWLSISHTDQFVTASVILEENHES; encoded by the coding sequence ATGATAGTTGGACACGGAATTGACATCGAAGAATTGGCTTCGATAGAAAACGCAGTTACACGACGTGAGGGCTTTGCTAAGCGCGTGCTGACCCCTAAAGAAATGGAGCGTTTTGCCAGTCTCAAAGGGCGCAGGCAGATCGAATACTTGGCAGGCCGCTGGTCGGCTAAGGAGGCCTTTTCCAAGGCTATGGGGACAGGAATTGGCAAACTGACCTTTCAGGATTTGGAAGTTTTGAACAATGAACGAGGCGCGCCTTATTTTAGTCAGGCACCATTTTCAGGAAAGATTTGGCTATCTATCAGCCATACAGATCAGTTTGTGACAGCCAGTGTCATTTTGGAGGAAAATCATGAAAGCTAG
- a CDS encoding phospho-2-dehydro-3-deoxyheptonate aldolase, giving the protein MAFIEKGQEIDIEAIKAATQLSAEALRKKEARDRELAAIISGEDDRILLVMGPCSSDNEEAVLEYAHRLADLQKKVADKIFIVMRVYTAKPRTNGDGYKGMIHQPNTSEAPSLINGLQAVRQLHYRVITETGLTTADEMLYPSNLVLVDDLVSYHAVGARSVEDQEHRFVASGIDAPVGMKNPTSGNLGVMFNAIYAAQNKQTFLYHGQEVETSGNPLAHVILRGAMNEYGKNEPNFYYETLLNAINHYESMGLENPFIIIDTNHDNSGKQYMEQIRIVRQALLNRDWNEKIKKTVRGFMIESYLADGRQNQPEVFGCSITDPCLGWENTVALVEEIYTTLTK; this is encoded by the coding sequence ATGGCATTTATCGAAAAAGGTCAAGAAATTGATATTGAAGCAATCAAGGCTGCGACCCAGCTGTCAGCTGAAGCCTTGCGAAAAAAAGAAGCCCGTGATAGAGAGTTGGCAGCCATCATCTCAGGTGAGGACGACCGAATCCTTTTGGTGATGGGGCCTTGCTCTTCGGACAATGAAGAAGCTGTGCTCGAATATGCTCATCGCTTAGCAGACTTGCAGAAAAAAGTTGCGGATAAAATCTTTATCGTGATGCGTGTCTATACGGCTAAACCTCGTACCAATGGAGATGGCTATAAGGGTATGATTCATCAACCAAATACTAGCGAAGCGCCTAGTCTCATCAATGGTTTGCAGGCTGTTCGTCAGCTGCACTACCGTGTGATTACCGAAACTGGATTGACAACAGCTGATGAGATGCTTTATCCGTCAAATCTCGTTTTGGTTGATGATCTGGTCAGCTACCATGCTGTAGGGGCTCGCTCAGTGGAAGATCAAGAACACCGCTTTGTAGCCTCTGGGATTGATGCTCCAGTTGGGATGAAAAATCCAACATCTGGGAACCTCGGGGTTATGTTTAATGCCATCTATGCGGCTCAAAACAAGCAAACCTTCCTTTACCATGGCCAAGAAGTGGAAACTTCAGGAAATCCTTTGGCCCACGTTATCCTTCGTGGTGCCATGAACGAATATGGTAAAAATGAACCCAATTTCTACTATGAAACCCTCTTAAATGCCATCAATCACTATGAGTCTATGGGACTTGAAAATCCCTTCATTATCATCGATACCAATCATGACAATTCTGGCAAGCAGTATATGGAACAAATTCGCATTGTTCGTCAAGCCTTGCTGAATCGTGATTGGAATGAAAAGATTAAAAAGACGGTTCGAGGCTTTATGATCGAATCTTACCTAGCTGATGGTCGTCAAAACCAACCAGAGGTCTTTGGTTGCTCCATAACTGACCCTTGTCTAGGTTGGGAAAATACAGTAGCCTTGGTAGAAGAAATTTATACCACCTTAACAAAATAA
- a CDS encoding preprotein translocase subunit SecA gives MANILKTIIENDKGELRRLEKMADKVLNYESQMAAMSDEELKAKTDEFKERYNKGESLDSLLYEAFAVVREAAKRVLGLFPYKVQVMGGIVLHHGDVPEMRTGEGKTLTATMPVYLNALAGKGVHVVTVNEYLTERDATEMGELYSWLGLSVGINLAAKSPMEKKEAYLCDITYSTNSEIGFDYLRDNMVVRAENMVQRPLNYALVDEVDSILIDEARTPLIVSGANAVETSQLYHMADHFVKSLDKDDYIIDVQSKTIGLSDSGIDKAESYFKLDNLYDIENVALTHFVDNALRANYIMILDIDYVVSEEQEILIVDQFTGRTMEGRRYSDGLHQAIEAKEGVPIQDETKTSASITYQNLFRMYKKLAGMTGTGKTEEEEFREIYNIRVIPIPTNRPIQRIDHSDLLYASIDAKFKAVIEDVKARYQKGQPVLVGTVAVETSDYISKKLVAAGVPHEVLNAKNHYREAQIIMNAGQRGAVTIATNMAGRGTDIKLGEGVRELGGLCVIGTERHESRRIDNQLRGRSGRQGDPGESQFYLSLEDDLMKRFGSERLKGVFERLNMSDEAIESRMLTRQVEAAQKRVEGNNYDTRKQVLQYDDVMREQREIIYAQRYDVITADRDLAPEIHAMIRRTIGRIVDAHARSKEDEKLEAILNFAKYNLLPEDSINRSDLAGLSDQAIKDELYQRALKVYDSQVAKLRDEDAVKEFQKVLILRVVDNKWTDHIDALDQLRNAVGLRGYAQNNPVVEYQAEGFRMFNDMIGSIEFDVTRLMMKAQIHEQERPQTEHNISTTATRNIAAQQANLPEDLDLSQIGRNDQCPCGSGKKFKNCHGKRQ, from the coding sequence ATGGCTAATATTTTAAAAACGATTATTGAAAATGATAAAGGAGAACTTCGTCGTCTGGAAAAGATGGCTGATAAGGTTCTTAACTATGAGAGCCAAATGGCTGCAATGTCAGACGAAGAACTAAAAGCGAAAACTGACGAATTTAAAGAACGATACAACAAGGGTGAATCACTTGATTCATTGCTATATGAGGCTTTTGCGGTAGTTCGTGAAGCTGCAAAACGTGTCCTTGGACTTTTCCCTTATAAGGTTCAGGTCATGGGTGGGATTGTTCTTCACCATGGTGACGTTCCAGAGATGCGTACCGGTGAAGGGAAGACCTTGACAGCGACCATGCCAGTGTACCTCAATGCCCTTGCAGGTAAAGGGGTTCACGTAGTTACAGTCAACGAATACCTAACAGAACGTGACGCGACTGAAATGGGTGAATTGTACTCATGGCTCGGTCTGTCAGTAGGGATTAACTTGGCAGCTAAATCTCCAATGGAGAAAAAAGAGGCTTACCTTTGTGATATTACCTACTCAACCAACTCAGAGATTGGTTTCGACTACCTTCGTGACAACATGGTCGTTCGTGCAGAAAACATGGTGCAACGTCCACTCAATTATGCCTTGGTCGATGAGGTTGACTCAATTTTGATCGACGAAGCTCGTACACCATTGATTGTTTCAGGTGCCAACGCAGTTGAAACAAGCCAACTCTACCATATGGCGGATCACTTCGTGAAATCCTTGGACAAGGACGACTATATTATTGACGTTCAGTCTAAGACAATCGGTTTGTCAGACTCTGGTATTGACAAGGCTGAAAGCTACTTCAAACTTGATAATCTCTACGATATCGAAAACGTAGCTCTTACACACTTTGTTGACAATGCCCTTCGTGCCAACTATATCATGATCCTTGATATCGACTATGTGGTTAGTGAAGAGCAGGAAATCCTAATCGTCGACCAATTTACAGGTCGTACCATGGAAGGTCGCCGTTACTCTGATGGCTTGCACCAAGCGATTGAAGCAAAAGAAGGTGTGCCAATCCAAGACGAGACCAAGACTTCAGCTTCTATTACCTACCAAAACCTCTTCCGTATGTATAAGAAATTGGCGGGGATGACAGGTACTGGTAAAACAGAAGAAGAAGAATTCCGTGAAATCTATAACATTCGTGTTATCCCAATCCCTACTAACCGTCCAATCCAACGTATTGACCACTCAGACCTTCTCTATGCAAGTATCGATGCCAAATTCAAGGCTGTTATTGAGGATGTGAAGGCGCGTTACCAAAAAGGTCAACCTGTCTTGGTTGGTACTGTTGCCGTTGAAACCAGTGATTATATTTCTAAGAAATTGGTCGCAGCAGGTGTTCCTCACGAAGTCTTGAATGCGAAAAACCACTATAGAGAAGCTCAAATTATCATGAACGCTGGTCAACGTGGTGCGGTTACTATTGCAACCAACATGGCCGGTCGTGGTACCGACATTAAGCTTGGTGAAGGGGTTCGCGAACTTGGTGGACTCTGTGTCATTGGTACAGAGCGCCACGAAAGTCGCCGTATTGATAACCAGCTTCGTGGACGTTCAGGACGTCAAGGAGACCCAGGTGAGTCACAATTTTACTTGTCTCTTGAAGATGATTTGATGAAACGTTTCGGTTCAGAACGTTTGAAAGGTGTCTTTGAACGCCTCAACATGTCTGACGAAGCTATCGAATCTCGCATGTTGACGCGTCAGGTTGAAGCAGCTCAAAAACGTGTCGAAGGAAACAACTACGACACTCGTAAACAAGTCCTTCAATACGATGACGTCATGCGTGAACAACGTGAGATCATCTATGCACAACGTTATGATGTCATTACTGCAGATCGTGACTTGGCACCTGAAATCCATGCTATGATCCGTCGTACCATTGGCCGTATCGTGGATGCACATGCTCGTTCGAAAGAAGACGAAAAATTGGAAGCAATCTTGAACTTTGCTAAGTATAACTTGCTTCCAGAAGATTCAATCAACCGTTCAGATCTTGCAGGTTTGTCAGACCAAGCTATCAAGGATGAACTTTACCAACGTGCCTTGAAAGTCTATGACAGCCAAGTTGCTAAGCTTCGTGACGAAGATGCAGTGAAAGAATTCCAAAAAGTCTTGATTCTACGTGTTGTAGACAACAAGTGGACAGACCATATCGATGCTCTTGACCAGTTGCGAAATGCTGTTGGTCTTCGTGGATATGCTCAAAACAACCCAGTTGTAGAATATCAAGCAGAAGGTTTCCGCATGTTTAACGACATGATTGGATCGATTGAATTCGATGTGACCCGTTTGATGATGAAAGCACAAATCCATGAACAAGAACGTCCGCAAACTGAACACAATATCAGTACAACTGCGACTCGTAATATCGCAGCGCAGCAGGCAAATCTTCCAGAAGATTTGGACTTGAGCCAAATCGGACGAAACGACCAATGCCCATGTGGATCAGGTAAGAAATTCAAGAACTGTCATGGTAAGAGACAATAA
- a CDS encoding alanine racemase, which produces MKASPHRPTKALIHLGAIRQNIQQMGAHIPEGTLKWAVIKANAYGHGAVAVAKAIQNDVDGFCVSNIDEAIELRQAGLSKKILILGVSELEAIGLAKEYDITLTMAGLEWIRALVATGADLSGLSLHLKIDSGMGRIGFRDSSEAEQAQALLQQHGARVEGIFTHFATADEESDAYFNTQLECFKAILASMKEVPELVHASNSATTLWHAETIFNAVRMGDAMYGLNPSGEVLDLPYDLTPALSLESALVHVKTVPAGACMGYGATYQADSEQVIATVPIGYADGWTRDMQNFSVLVDGQACPIVGRVSMDQITIRLPKVYPLGTKVTLIGTNGDKEITATQVATHRGTINYEVVCLLSDRIPREYY; this is translated from the coding sequence ATGAAAGCTAGTCCACATAGACCAACCAAGGCTCTGATTCATCTGGGAGCTATTCGACAAAATATTCAGCAAATGGGGGCTCATATCCCTGAAGGAACGCTCAAGTGGGCAGTGATCAAGGCTAATGCCTATGGTCATGGGGCTGTTGCCGTTGCCAAGGCTATTCAAAATGATGTTGATGGATTTTGTGTTTCCAATATTGATGAAGCTATTGAACTTCGTCAGGCTGGCCTCAGCAAGAAAATCCTCATTCTAGGTGTATCTGAGTTAGAAGCTATTGGCCTAGCTAAAGAATACGACATCACTTTGACGATGGCTGGACTGGAGTGGATTCGAGCGTTGGTTGCCACTGGGGCTGATTTATCTGGCTTATCGCTTCACCTCAAGATTGACTCAGGAATGGGACGGATTGGTTTCCGAGATTCCAGTGAGGCAGAGCAGGCTCAAGCCTTGCTCCAACAACACGGTGCTCGTGTTGAGGGGATTTTTACCCACTTTGCTACTGCAGATGAAGAATCAGATGCCTATTTTAATACCCAGTTAGAATGCTTTAAAGCTATTTTGGCAAGTATGAAGGAAGTCCCAGAGCTGGTTCATGCCAGCAACTCGGCAACGACCCTCTGGCATGCAGAGACTATTTTCAATGCAGTCCGTATGGGAGATGCCATGTATGGTCTCAATCCTAGTGGAGAGGTCTTGGACTTGCCCTATGATTTGACACCAGCCTTGAGTTTGGAGTCTGCCCTGGTTCATGTCAAGACAGTTCCAGCTGGAGCTTGCATGGGCTATGGAGCAACTTATCAGGCGGATAGCGAGCAAGTCATTGCGACGGTGCCAATTGGCTATGCAGATGGTTGGACACGAGACATGCAGAATTTCTCTGTCTTGGTAGATGGCCAAGCTTGCCCAATCGTCGGACGAGTATCTATGGACCAAATTACCATTCGTTTGCCTAAGGTTTACCCGCTAGGAACAAAAGTAACCCTGATCGGCACAAACGGTGACAAGGAAATCACAGCAACTCAGGTAGCGACCCACCGTGGAACCATTAATTATGAGGTGGTTTGCCTCCTCAGCGACCGCATTCCGAGAGAATATTATTAA
- a CDS encoding ATP-dependent DNA helicase RecG, with protein sequence MNLHKPLHVLPGVGPKSAEKYAKLGIENLQDLLLYFPFRYEDFKTKQVMELEDGEKAVLSGQVVTPASVQYYGFKRNRLRFSLKQGEVVFAVNFFNQPYLADKIELGATLAVFGKWDRAKASLTGMKVLVQVEDDLQPVYRLAQGISQASLVKVIKTAFDQGLDLLIEENLPQSLLDKYKLMSRCQAVRAMHFPKDLAEYKQALRRIKFEELFYFQMQLQTLKSENRVQGSGLVLNWSQEKVTAVKENLPFALTQAQEKSLREILADMKSDHHMNRLLQGDVGSGKTVVAGLAMFAAVTAGYQAALMVPTEILAEQHFESLQNLFPDLKLALLTGSLKAAEKREVLETIAKGEADLIIGTHALIQDGVDYARLGLIIIDEQHRFGVGQRRILREKGDNPDVLMMTATPIPRTLAITAFGDMDVSIIDQMPAGRKPIVTRWIKHEQLPQVLTWLEGEIQKSSQAYVISPLIEESEALDLKNAIALSEELTAHFAGKAEVALLHGKMKSDEKDQIMQDFKERKTDILVSTTVIEVGVNVPNATVMIIMDADRFGLSQLHQLRGRVGRGDKQSYAVLVANPKTESGKDRMRIMTETTNGFVLAEEDLKMRGSGEIFGTRQSGLPEFQVADIIEDFPILEEARKVASYISSIEDWQEDPEWRMIALHLEKKEHLD encoded by the coding sequence ATGAATCTACATAAACCCTTGCATGTCTTGCCTGGTGTGGGGCCAAAGTCAGCAGAGAAATACGCCAAACTAGGAATTGAAAACTTGCAAGACCTTTTGCTCTACTTTCCTTTCCGTTATGAAGATTTCAAAACCAAGCAGGTGATGGAGCTGGAAGACGGAGAAAAGGCTGTTCTGTCTGGTCAGGTCGTGACTCCTGCTAGTGTCCAGTATTATGGTTTCAAGCGCAATCGCCTGCGTTTTAGCCTCAAGCAGGGAGAAGTCGTTTTTGCGGTGAATTTTTTTAACCAGCCCTATCTGGCTGATAAGATAGAGTTGGGAGCAACTCTTGCTGTCTTTGGGAAATGGGACCGTGCCAAGGCCAGTCTGACTGGGATGAAGGTTCTGGTTCAGGTGGAAGATGACCTCCAACCTGTCTATCGTCTGGCTCAGGGAATCAGTCAGGCCAGTCTGGTCAAGGTTATCAAGACAGCTTTTGATCAGGGGTTGGACCTCTTGATTGAAGAAAATCTTCCCCAGTCTTTACTTGATAAATACAAACTCATGTCCCGTTGCCAGGCTGTTCGCGCTATGCATTTTCCCAAGGATTTGGCAGAATACAAGCAGGCCCTTCGCCGTATCAAGTTTGAGGAACTCTTTTATTTCCAAATGCAATTGCAGACGCTCAAGTCTGAAAATAGAGTTCAGGGAAGCGGTCTGGTTCTGAATTGGTCTCAGGAAAAAGTGACAGCCGTTAAAGAAAATCTGCCTTTCGCCCTGACCCAAGCTCAGGAAAAGAGTTTGCGGGAAATTTTGGCTGACATGAAGTCGGACCATCACATGAATCGTCTCTTGCAAGGGGATGTGGGGAGCGGAAAAACAGTGGTCGCTGGCCTGGCCATGTTTGCGGCGGTGACGGCTGGCTATCAGGCAGCTCTCATGGTGCCAACAGAAATCCTAGCAGAGCAACACTTTGAGAGTTTACAGAACCTTTTTCCAGACTTGAAACTCGCTCTCTTGACAGGTTCCTTAAAAGCTGCAGAAAAAAGAGAAGTTTTAGAGACCATTGCCAAGGGTGAGGCTGATTTGATTATCGGAACCCACGCTCTGATACAAGATGGGGTGGATTATGCTCGTCTTGGCTTGATTATCATCGATGAGCAGCACCGTTTTGGTGTGGGGCAAAGGCGTATTTTACGGGAAAAAGGGGACAACCCTGACGTTCTCATGATGACGGCGACACCCATTCCACGAACCTTGGCTATCACAGCCTTTGGAGATATGGATGTTTCTATTATTGACCAGATGCCAGCAGGGCGGAAGCCTATTGTGACGCGCTGGATTAAGCATGAACAGTTGCCTCAGGTCTTGACTTGGTTAGAGGGAGAAATTCAAAAGAGTTCGCAAGCCTATGTTATCTCCCCTTTGATTGAAGAATCTGAAGCTCTGGATCTGAAAAATGCCATTGCCTTATCAGAAGAGTTGACAGCTCATTTTGCCGGCAAGGCTGAAGTAGCTCTTCTACATGGTAAGATGAAGAGTGACGAAAAAGACCAGATCATGCAGGATTTCAAAGAGCGAAAAACGGATATTCTGGTTTCGACAACGGTTATTGAGGTTGGGGTTAATGTTCCCAATGCTACCGTCATGATTATCATGGATGCCGATCGGTTCGGTCTCAGTCAGCTTCACCAGCTCAGGGGTCGTGTCGGTCGGGGTGACAAGCAGTCATATGCTGTTCTTGTAGCTAATCCCAAGACGGAGTCTGGGAAAGACCGCATGCGCATCATGACAGAAACCACCAATGGATTTGTCCTTGCTGAGGAGGATTTGAAAATGCGTGGCTCTGGTGAGATTTTTGGAACCAGACAGTCAGGACTTCCAGAGTTTCAAGTGGCTGATATTATCGAAGATTTTCCGATTTTAGAAGAAGCCAGAAAGGTTGCCAGCTACATTAGTTCGATAGAAGACTGGCAAGAGGATCCAGAATGGCGCATGATTGCTCTCCATCTGGAAAAGAAAGAACATCTAGATTAA